GATCGATCAAAACCAAAGACCTTTTTTTGGACTTAAGCATTCTGTGCATGTGTAGCCTGAGATAACTCCTGTAACAGATCAGCATGAAATACACAATACATATATTATGCCTCTAGCATCAATGAAGAAGTGGAGGGTTATTTCTCTGCTTTTTTTAGTATCATTAAACAGTTCCGCTTGAATGTTACTTTCCCCCCCTAAAATCTTAATGAGTTAAACTATGTTAATGATGACCAGATTAAAGCAGATGTGGGCTTTTTTTTATTAAGTGGTCAattgttttttacttatttatgttaATTTATGCTTGAGAAAATAGCAAGGAGTCATAAATCCTGAACATTAGAGCCTGAAATAACATATTGTTGAATAACTTCTATGAATCAGAATGAAAGTAAATAAACATGGCTCTCTATAGTAGTAACTTAACCCTAACTGCACAGAAAACATGGATATGGAGGATCTACATTTCAGGCACATTTCCTCTTCATTACATTGTTGAACTTGGTTTCTCTATTCAGCCTACAATATTACAGCCTCCATTCTAATCTGTTGAAGCTGATTCATAAAATGTTTTCTGTGGAAGCAAGAAACATACTATTGTGTCCAGAAATTATTCTGAAAAACAATGCAGGATGGCCTTGGTTTGGAGCATTCAGGAAAGTAGCTtgattaaactagaagcactcggagagcgcagacctccgccaaggctgatcagtggccccccctgtgggccccccccacgccaaggaggttatgtttttgccgggtttatttgtttgtttgtttgtctgtctgtttgtctgtccgttagtgtgcaacataactcaaaaagttatggacagattttgatgaaattttcagggtttgttggaaatgggcccccccccccgagggcccccccacccccgatcaccaccaaaatttaatcatttcttccttatcccatttccaacaaaccctgaaaatttcatcaaaatctgtccataactttttgagttatgttgcacactaacggacagacaaacagacaaacaaacaaacaaacaaacaaaccctggcaaaaacataacctccttggcggaggtaataatgtaacCTGCCATGTCTATCACACTGGTATTGAACAGGAGTGTATGTTGTTGACAGGTGCAATCATATTGTAGCTGTTTATTTCTATGGCAGTGAAATAAAATAGAGAATTACATTTGATGGCTCTAATCTTTCTAATAGTAACTTACTTTGCATTTTACATCCAGGTACTGTGTGTTCAGTGAATTACATGTTACAgacacagaagaataaaaaagtaaaaaagttatCTTGTAGGTCTCCATTCTCAATTCCTTTATTTTGCTTTCTTGTAGAATGACATTCATTGTATTTCTGCAGACATAAATTTATATCATGCCCCACACCACTCACCCCTCTAGTATGTCTATCCTGTGGTCACGTGGCTGGCCGACATCCGGGCCGTACAATCCTGCATTGTGGTAAAACTTGGATTCTGTCATCATCTTTCTAAGATGGACAAAGTCCTCTCCGAGCTGGTAGCCATCCACCCGAATGCCTGCCTTCTTCTCATAGCTGTTTGGttctgaagaaaaacacaaatagtTTAATAACAGTGTTCAACAGGTAATAAACCTGGATTGCAATGCAATGTCAATAAATGGCTCTTGATTTTGGCTAATATATAAGAAGAAACAACATTTTACAGCCTtagcagacaaaaaaaacatcctttatgCGGTGTGAAATGATATCATGAATAGCTTacttgatgaaaaaaaacaaggaaatgaaACTAAAATTGTATTGATGAGCAAAAAGCAGAATAAATAAGTAGATTCCTCCTCAGTAAAAcagatttataataataaaagtgTTTGTGAATGTCTACCATTGCCCAGCTCCCAGGACATCCTGTACTGTTTGGACTCACAGTACTGCATCAGTGATTTGGCGTTGCTGCCATTCCAGGTGTTGTCCGCCGTCCTGAGCAGAGCATTCAGCCCAAAGATCAGATCCAAACCAGAGCAGTTGGTGAAGGAGTGCAGCTGATCTACTGTGTACTCTGCCAAAGATAGACAAGACAGTCACAGCAGTCAGACACCAAGGCTGCACCTGAAGTGTCTAAAATGTCAGGCTGATCAAGTACCTGTGAATTTGACTCTTTTATACTTCCTCTGCAGGTCTTCTGTCTTCAAGAGCACTTGCTGTTGAATCCATTCCTTCTTCAGCTTGTCCTCCAGCCACGGGGGCAGCTCTGCTTTATCACAGGTTGGTTCTGACAACAGAAGGAAGTAAACACAGATTAAACAGCTCTGGAGGTGTTGAAAAACAGACCAACTCAAGCACAGTTTTTACACACAAGTGGTTAAATCTGCCCCCCGACTGAACAACCACCACCCCCAGTCTAATGGACAGTGTAACTCAGTGCAATAatcacaacacatgcaccttgttttttttttttatcataccttgtatatatcctatactgcttgtatatatccttatttgttgtacagaTTTCTCAtgtgtagtatagagttagcttgtTGTACATTTCAGCAGTTTTcgtagtactttagtagtatatatttaatattttatcttgtagctttTGAAGAATAACTATAGAATAATTACAGTATTGctctgaactgctctaaaatgtcacatatttctctactgatgaagcttgtctcccagtaaactcatgggCCCCAGTACTGATAAGATTTAGGGTCGGTTCTGCTCACTGAAGAAGATATTGTGGCTACAGAAGCTAGGACCTTGCATTCCAACAGATACACATCTAAAACAAGTCATGACACTTTGTGTCGCACATCCCAGCAACAAGACGTGACCTGACAGTTGGCAAGTCATGTCAacaggtgaggtccaatcagaagatGGAGTCAGATTAGGTTGCGAAGTCCAACCCATTGTTCAgggtggagtcacccaagaagataaCTGTCAACCACACCCAGTATTCGGGGCTCTTTGACTCGAGTTCCTGCAGGAGCTCTTGTCCAGAGAGACCAgcgctggcttttatatttcacatgtgatcagaataaattcttaaactgagaccaaatgcatcctgaactcgtctttAGAGCTTCTAATCAACGAACATGAAAAATCCTAACACTTTCATACATTGCttatattttttcagtattttgtgtgatattttatacaattctttttgcactgattttgctgctaaacagaacagagttgctaaatggattttcattgttcctgtgacagtgacaataaagacctattctattctattctattctattctattctattctattctattttattctaatgCCCTGTAGGATCAGTAAAACATCCAACAATACCTGGAGTAAAATGTGAGTTCGGCCGATGACGCTGCTGAGGAGTGAAGACCATGAAGTCTTGTCTGGTCCCTCCAAATCTCAAAAATGCTGGCGTTAATGCTCTTGCAAGTGTTCTTATCTTTGGAGAGCTAGAACAGACCAAAAATTACACACAAACTTAAGATAAAAATCCTTAGAGGAAATCTAATAAAGGAAATAATTATTACCTATGAGATTACAGTGTAATGTTAGAAGGTTAGACAAAGAATGTGCAATAATTTTATAAACCATAATTTTATAAACAGCAggacaaaggacaaaaaaatcaTCGTTGGCATTTTGGTGTTACGGTGATACAAGAAGGCTAAGTGAGAGAACATGCTCATGGAAAAGTAGGCCATTCCTACTAACACAGAGTTCAGATTAAAATATTTAGGCTAGTGCTTAAATTTTTTATAAGGCCTGATGAAAAAATTTAAGTCACAGTCAGAAGCTACTGGTCTGTTAAAGTGTTATATTATGGTCTAAAAGTCAAGACACATAATTCCACCAgttcatacagtcgtggaaaaaattattagaccaccaaaagtcatcaaaaacaatggttatgcaatcaaatacaaactcctgtgtgtataatgtgactaaaacagacagaaaagaaaacacggaatgcctaaaagcactgtttttgtcagtacaatgccatagatattgatgtaagaacttaagtgattttagttattatcaagaaaacatggaaaatggatagatataagCACTTAAATTATACtttcatgagctatttttgttgttatcattatatttgtccaaacaaatgtacctttagctgtaccaggcattaaaatgaacaagaaattgaagaaaacaagggtggtctaataattttttccattactgtacaagtgaaactgcaaaaaaaaagtgtaaattgaGGTTCTCGGCACATCATTtagcagacaaaacaaaaaataaggtGTTTCTGAGCTTGGACCACAGGCTAGAagcaaaaaggagaaaaaacctGAAGCACACTGGcagtttcaatgtttttttttaacggtGCAAGTGTGGGATAGAAGCAATCTGCAAACATTTTGTAATCAATAAAAAATGTACTTTATAGCTAGAATATTTCATGTCTTTTTAGAACTGTTGGAAGATACCAATAGTGATATTTAAAATACCACTTTAGCCAACAACTGATGCCGATACCTATGTTTTATGTACTTTCTGCAACGACAAAATCTTCACTCTAAATGTTTCGTTTTTACAGTCTTTCACTCTTTCATTGCATTATCTATGAATAAAACCAGATTCAAACAGGAAAACCTTCATTATAACATGACAGATACATGTCAACTACTGTCATCAGTgaaatgctgatactgatatTGGCTGATGTCAGGAAATATGAACCAATACAGATATGTGGCCAGTACTTTTTGATTACAGATCACATTATAACttaatttatcagaaatatgGCAGCTTGGCTTCAAATGCAGGCTATATTTAGTCAGTCCTATTCTCTCTTCATTTACAAGTCAcatttcccagatagcaaaatcattatggcttaaatttggtccaaaactggcatgccattttggcaaagttctgggcagatgtatgagccctaaatggcccaaaataggcaagccaaaatcaaaccagaaggaagtcaaaattcacccaaaactaattgtggacttccgaaatatagccataattgtcccagaaaagccccaaatccccataatccagccaaaaagtagccaaaactgacccaaagagaggccaaaaggaggccaaatggtggccaaaattcacccaaaatttgtgttgatcatgcttttaaaatgaagtggggttttcttctgggtagaaattcccattctttgcgcagtgttttggctttacagaaatatgccaaaacacaaccaaaaaacatccatatatggaataagatattgctgctctttagtcaatcttctggcttgccataaacatgccataccatccctatacttgatcccgctctttgcccagtcttttagtcaaccacacatatgccataactcagccatatattgctggttcctccatatctattatggataaccttaatcataccacagttaagcctaaaggttttcataatgccaaaagaaagccaaaaatgccaaatgtatgccataatactgccaaaatattttttGCTATCTGGGTTCCTGTATAAACCCCTGTTCACAAACCTCCAAAAACTACAGAAATCTAATTCACTGTCAGTCAAACTGAAACCAACAGATTGGAAGCCACTTATCCTGCCATATATGTGACAGATTTATCCTGTGGTTTTGACCATTAGTTATCCTATTAGTTCATTTCATCAGGGCCAGTTTCAAGCAGCATAGTGTAAAAACCCATCAAAAGCCTTATTTTGGTCAACATGTTCCCTCCAAACTGAGCCTAATATTTTATCTCAGTGTGGGATAATCTGTAGAGACAATCAGGAGGACTGGAGTGGATATAAGCGGCTTTGGAAGTTAGTGAAAAATGAAAGCACATTAAACGAGGGGACAATAAAAGGATTTTAGAGAAGTAGTGCAAACACAGACCTAAGCCAGTAAAGCCTCTAATAGTCCTCATGTCCACTGAGCATGGAGTTGGTGTTTATTAACACCTACCCTAAAAGGTCCATGAACTTCTCCTCTGAAGCCAAACTGGCGTCTATAGTGACGGACAGGAAGCGCAGGTCCACCCGGTGGACCACCGCAGACAGGTCCACCACCACCGACACATCCGCCAAAGCCGACTGGTTCCCATTAAAGTTACGGTTTAATCCGACGTGGAACCCATCAGTCGGATCCAGAACCAGAGTCAAAAGGACCAAAAGGACCACGGTGACCGACTTCATAACAGCGACTCAGATCCACTGAAACCCGAATGAATGTTGAACAACACATGAAATGAAAgacacaacacttcctgaaaacatcAGCAGTCTGTTGACGGAGgcacaggagagagagagagagagggagagagaggagagagaggagagagagaggagaagagagatagagagaggagaagagaagagtagagagagagagaggagaggagagagagagagagatgagagagaggagagagagagcgagaagagagaagagaagagaagagaagagaagagaagagaagagaaagaagagagaggcggagaagagaagaagagaagacatcgaggagaaagagagagaaaatagaaggaggaggaggagagaggagagagaaaagagagaggaagagagaagagaggaagagaaagagagagagagaagagaggagcagagagagaggatagatagagaaagagagagaagaggagaaggaagagataaagagaggagagagagagagagaagagaagagagagaaaagagagagagaagagagaggagaagagagaggagagaagaggaaagaaagagagaagagaagagaagagaagagaagaaaagagaagagaagagaagagaagagaagagaagagaagagaagagaagagaagagaagagaagagaagagaagagaagaggcagGGTTCACTGTTCACTGCACACACCGGTAATCCATGGACGGATCAGGATCCAAACCCGATCAGTACGTCTAAGTGGACTCATTCAGACCAGCACATTcactattatatcctcctgagacccacaaCTGCATGTTTGTTTTCCTCCAAAAGCTTTAGGCAACTAtatcttatttgtttgtttgtttgtttgtttccaccTATAAGTTTGCTGATTAAAGTATCAACATAATACAAATGCAAACTATTATTatcattgataataataataataataataataataataataataataataataataataataataataataatattgggtGGGTTTgcccacagtttccatggtggccccacatgtgtctgcccatatcagaatcagaatcagaatctctttattgtcattgtaccaagtacaacgaaactgaggtagcgctctcaggttcagtgcaagaatttacagacagacgacaaatATCAGTAAGACAacgacaaatatcagtaaaagtcaCAGTTATTTACAGagaaaagtattgcaaactaagatatgtgtaaaacatagaatttaagttgtGCTAaaaacatgagaagtagtgcaaatgacctgaaagataaatattgtggaataaatagtgtgaaaaataaataatatgagatagtcagatctctgattctgatatgggcaaacacatgtgggccCACCATGGacactgcagacaaacccacatgggacccttatatgcagcccaaatggaacccttctggggacCACATGGTCATGCTGGCTCTGACTCATATTTTTATGtctgtacactaccagtcaaaagtttggactcaccttctcatttaaatgacatgagatggactgcagataaccaacaagtgctcagcgtcactgggaactccttcaagacttttggaaaatcttttaggtgactacctcatgaagctcattgagagaatgccaagaatgtgcaaagcaataataaaagcaaaatgtggcttttttgaagaatctaaaatattaaacatgctttgagttatgtcacacttttttaaactatggaATTCCATATGTGctcattcatagtttttatgccttcagtgagactctacaatgtaaatagtcatgaaaataaagaaaaaccaggtgggtccacacttttgactggtagtgtatgaatgtattttttttatttatttattttacctttatgtaagtaagtaagtaagtaaagctttatttatatagtactttttaaaacaacatgttacaaagtgcttcacataaaggggagatagatcaaatcaaatcaaattttaagccaatttacagaaacccaacagaatcctccaggagcaaacacttatgactggtgacagtggcgaggaaaacttccctttaacgggcagaaacctcgagcagacccagactcctgaaggatggccgtctgccttggccagttggggttagagtgagaaagtaaaggaggagaaaagagagagatagagatatgTACGTAtgtaaccaggaagtcccattgagattagaaatctcttttgcaagagaGAGCTGGctaaggtagcagccatacaaagtccaaacaacacaaaacacatgacacacaatgaacaataaaacacagtaacaactattcaaccataatggcatcaagaaaaacagtgacaggcctccttcactgcattctccatgatacttttaaaatcattaacagaattgaatgtatgtagttttacaggcttttgaagaacagtcaaaagcaaccacttggaggaatGCAGAAGGAAACCcctagagctaacagaaagaagattaCTGAGGTCTTCTGGGAGTTTgcccagcagagctttatagatgaacatTAACcagtgttgtatgtatgtatttatttttaggaATTGATACTTACTTGACTAACACTGATAAAAGACTCCACATGGATTTAGTGATTCAGCTTGACTTTGGTTAAGTTCACACTGTAGGCAAAACTGGAACAAATGGGACTTTTTTGCccatatcttctttttttttatgacagtctgaacagcagacATTTTTTCTACATCAGATACAGGCCGCTCTCATAcagtatgtggtcctaaatcagacaCTTATCAGATGTTTTGCAATGCAGCTTAAGTCTGAATGGTCATTCCAGATTGCAAAACAACTTTCATGTCATTAAAATGGACAGACATCACAAATCTGTACTTGAGGAGGTGGGACTATCAGAACAGTGTACTACagatgtgggtcacttcagggccgtAGACAGTTCCCATGAGTCTGATGGTGGTCACATTGAAATTATAATGTGAATAACCACAAAAAACAATTTCAGCAAAAACTGGCGGCAGTGAACATGACAAGTCATCCTGCCTATATTTAGATATCAGTATGTAGTGACAAAATACTTCCTAAACACACCTTCACACGACATCCAAACAGAATAGAGCCAGGTGTGGAATACTGACATAGGATACTGCAAACAGGGGAAGAAACCGCACACAAAAGCTCCTCCAGAGAGAAAAGTTTTGGATCTACTTCCTTAATACTCTGTTAGCCTGAATGAAATATTGGATACTAGACTCTTTCTATGACGAGTCTCTTCCGGTTGATTCAGTCAGTCGATGATTTGTTAACTATTTTAACATGATCTCTGTCTATAAACCCCTGAAGGGTGGAAATGTTGCTTAATACATTTGTGAGAGctattcagcattttttttttttttttttacactaacctGCAATAATTGGAATACGTTGTCTTAGACTGATGCTGTAGTAAAGACAGCTGTggtgtgaaaatactccactatggGTACCTTGTTATAAAAGTTTATTCATCAAACGTTGTCTATATATTAAATATCTTCAGCCAAATGTAGCTAAGGTGTCAAAAGTCAGCGTTCATTGTTCAGTAAAATGTGCCCTAAGTAAACATAGTTtaattacattccaccactgtcaGTAATGTAAATGTATCTGGCCAGTATGCAGTTTATTTTGACTTTAACATTTGTGTGAACAAATGCATAGAGACAATGTTTTCattttggtgggtttttttggCTGAGTTTTACATGTTTGATAGATCTTCATAAGTTCATGATGTGACTCATCACTCACTAGACCTGAATGACTTGAATTGTCTTACTTGAGACTTAAAGGTTGAGACTTGCCTGTTGCCTGTGCATGTGTGACTTACTCCCATCTCTGGTTTGATATATGAATTATTGAGATGAGTGAGAATATGTTGGACATGACTTGCACCAACCAAGATAAATTAACTTATGGTTAACTCTAACAAAATTTTAGTAAAAGTAGTTTTAAAATGAGTGAATCCAAGCTGAAAAATTAAGTAGAAAtctgtttcacttaaaaaattatTTCTCTTTACTAGATCCAAGTTAAAATCCATTGGTATAAAATACCAGGAGTACTGTACAGCTGCATGTCCACCATGCTTACCAGTTAGTCTAAACCTCCAGTTCAGTTCTAGAACTATTTCCTGGCTTGCACCTGTATCTGAAGAGAAATTCTACAGCATCAAAAAAGTCAGTTGGGTTGTTGACTCTGTCCCTTAACTTGGTTTGAGGATTACTTTCCTCAATACATCTGAAAAAAGGCAGATATGTTAAGTTATATCAATTAACAGACTTGAAATGAATCTAGGTTTAGAATAAAAATAACTTAATGTAATCAGTTTAAGTCAGTTTTAAAGTTTGTTGCCACATAATGGTTAAACCAAGACTTAATCAGGTTTAAAACAGTCATACAGTAAACAGAATGTAGGATAATCGATCATCGTAAATGTTCCCAATCAGTGATTTCCATCCTTTAACCTCGGAACCCGCCCCACAGTCCACCTCCCCCTGAC
This region of Sphaeramia orbicularis chromosome 12, fSphaOr1.1, whole genome shotgun sequence genomic DNA includes:
- the hpse gene encoding heparanase — translated: MKSVTVVLLVLLTLVLDPTDGFHVGLNRNFNGNQSALADVSVVVDLSAVVHRVDLRFLSVTIDASLASEEKFMDLLGSPKIRTLARALTPAFLRFGGTRQDFMVFTPQQRHRPNSHFTPEPTCDKAELPPWLEDKLKKEWIQQQVLLKTEDLQRKYKRVKFTEYTVDQLHSFTNCSGLDLIFGLNALLRTADNTWNGSNAKSLMQYCESKQYRMSWELGNEPNSYEKKAGIRVDGYQLGEDFVHLRKMMTESKFYHNAGLYGPDVGQPRDHRIDILEGFLQSGTEAVDACTWHHYYVNGRDTSLEDFLDPEVLDTLALKTNEVLQKVEQVSPGKKVWLGETSSAFGGGAAGLSDRFVAGFMWLDKLGLGAKLGLDVVMRQVFIGSGFYHLVDDNLDPLPDYWLSVLYKRLVGQEVLTIEGFFNVARSKRVRLYMHCTNKKSYRNGAVTLMAMNLNKKAASISLPAHISFSTVEAFVLESAQSGEEGLYSRSVKLNGEVLKMVDDKTLPDLKGTPLTPGKHLQLPAYSLAFYVLTDARASACL